The following is a genomic window from Myxococcales bacterium.
AGGGCTGTTCGGTAAATTCTTTCAATTCAGGGCTAGCCATGTCTAATTCCTCTAATAAGAGTTGGTGCACAAGCTTCAGAAGAGATTAATTCTGACAAGCTTATTTGTTTGAGCAAGTGAGTAAGTTTGTTGTGAACAATCTGCCACCCATTTCTTTGTGGGCAATGGCCATCGAGTGGGCATCTTTGATGGTGCAAGCTCAAACACGAAATGGTGGATTGGCTGCCTTCAAAAACTTCAATTATTTCTAAAAGCGAAACCTGATCAGGATGGAGAGATAATTGATATCCTCCGCTCGTACCGCGGGTAGCGCTGACAATTTTATGCTTGGCAAGCAATTTTAAAAGTTTGCTTACCGTTGGCAGGGGAAGACCAGAAGCTTTTGAAAGATCGCGAGCAGAGATAGGCGATTGTGCTTGTCGACTTGCTAAAAAGCCCAAAAGCACGACTCCGTAATCTGTTAATCTGGCAATCTTAAACATTTCTTTAACCAAATAGTACCAAGTTAGTACTGATTTGGTCACGGTAGAATATTGATTGCCAGTGTCAAGGCAGCAAGGCTGAGGGGAACTGTCAAAAATTATGCCGCGGCAAAGAGAACTTTATCCGATGGGCTTTGGGTTTTATCCTCACTTTGCTGGTG
Proteins encoded in this region:
- a CDS encoding Rrf2 family transcriptional regulator, which gives rise to MFKIARLTDYGVVLLGFLASRQAQSPISARDLSKASGLPLPTVSKLLKLLAKHKIVSATRGTSGGYQLSLHPDQVSLLEIIEVFEGSQSTISCLSLHHQRCPLDGHCPQRNGWQIVHNKLTHLLKQISLSELISSEACAPTLIRGIRHG